Proteins from a single region of Belliella baltica DSM 15883:
- the purL gene encoding phosphoribosylformylglycinamidine synthase encodes MILFFQSPQAVIYAVQSKHPIHKSDIEKLLWLFGEAKEIQSDKVSGRYAGPRKEMITPWSTNAVEITINMGILGIQRIEEYIPISEEDSIDPMLQAAYDGLDQDIFDIHVEPEKVVEVKDIKAYNATEGLALSQEEVEYLENVSKKLERPLTDSEVFGFSQVNSEHCRHKIFNGSFVIDGEEKEKTLFQLIKETSKRHPNRIVSAYKDNVAFVQGPRAQQFAPKTQDKPDFFEPETIDTVISLKAETHNFPTTVEPFNGAATGAGGEIRDRMAGGTASIPLAGTAVYMTSYPRSEKGRSWEKNLSERPWLYQTPMDILIKASNGASDFGNKFGQPLISGSVLTFEHEEDGKAHGFDKVIMLAGGVGFTRSQYSKKNDPAKGDKIIIMGGDNYRIGMGGSAVSSVATGEFSNAIELNAIQRSNPEMQKRVMNVIRAMAESDNNPIVSIHDHGAGGHLNCLSELVETTGGTIHIDKLPVGDPTLSSKEIIGNESQERMGLVVGKKDLQLLQKISERERAPFYVVGETTGDMHFKFENQNTGEKPVDWNLSYMFGSSPKTILEDKSGNSNFADSEFDVQHLKQYISEVLQLEAVACKDWLTNKVDRSVTGRVAKQQTVGEIQVPLNNVAVMAIDFTGQKGIATSIGHAPVAALANPEAGSRLAIAEAMTNLVWAPIQDGLAGISLSANWMWPAKNVGENDRLYRAVEAVSEFAIDLGVNIPTGKDSLSMTQKYPDGKIVYSPGTVIISSIGECSDINKTVSPDLKPVEGSKLFYIDFSKDLPKLGGSSFYQILNKIGSETPDVKDSHYFGMAFMTLQKLIEKGEILAGHDISSGGLITALLEMTFPSTKVGLTVKTDRLAGNDIIKSLFAENPGVLIQVVNPERTRAVLANQGIDYIPLATVNLTGKVELTGLNMELDVAEMRDTWFKSSYLLDKKQSGEKLAAARFEHYKSQALSYTFGQNWEGTFDSFSLNPYRKEKSGKTAAIIREKGVNGDREMAYSLWLAGFDVKDVHMTDLIAGRETLEDVQMIVFVGGFSNSDVLGSAKGWAGAFLYNEKAKQALDNFYARKDTLSLGVCNGCQLMVELGLVTPEHDVKPKMLHNASHKFESAFVNVNIPENNTVMFKSLAGKRLGVWIAHGEGKFSLPKSLSDYHVGMTYAYEAYPGNPNGSDHAVAGIASADGRHLAIMPHIERSLKPWNWPHYATERLDDEITPWVEAFVNAFNWVNEVK; translated from the coding sequence ACACCCAATTCATAAATCTGATATCGAAAAACTACTTTGGCTTTTTGGAGAAGCTAAAGAGATTCAGTCAGATAAGGTCTCAGGTCGGTATGCAGGACCTCGAAAGGAAATGATCACTCCTTGGTCAACAAATGCTGTAGAAATCACCATCAATATGGGTATTTTGGGTATTCAAAGAATAGAAGAGTATATACCAATTTCGGAAGAAGATAGTATTGATCCCATGTTACAAGCCGCTTATGACGGATTGGATCAAGATATTTTTGATATTCATGTGGAGCCAGAAAAGGTAGTTGAAGTAAAAGATATTAAAGCTTACAATGCTACTGAAGGTTTGGCGCTTAGCCAAGAAGAAGTGGAATATTTAGAAAATGTATCGAAAAAGCTTGAAAGACCGCTTACAGACTCTGAAGTTTTTGGGTTTAGTCAAGTAAACTCTGAACATTGTCGACACAAGATATTCAATGGATCGTTTGTCATCGATGGAGAAGAAAAAGAAAAAACACTCTTTCAACTCATTAAAGAAACTTCCAAGAGACATCCTAATCGAATTGTCTCTGCTTATAAAGACAATGTTGCTTTTGTTCAAGGGCCAAGAGCACAGCAATTTGCTCCAAAAACACAAGATAAACCCGATTTTTTTGAACCTGAGACAATTGATACAGTCATTTCTCTCAAAGCAGAAACACATAATTTCCCAACGACCGTTGAGCCTTTCAATGGAGCCGCTACAGGTGCAGGAGGTGAAATTAGAGATAGGATGGCTGGGGGCACAGCATCTATTCCACTAGCTGGAACAGCCGTTTATATGACCTCTTATCCACGTTCAGAAAAGGGTAGAAGCTGGGAAAAAAATCTTTCAGAACGTCCTTGGCTCTATCAAACTCCCATGGATATCTTGATCAAAGCATCCAATGGAGCGAGTGATTTTGGAAATAAATTCGGTCAGCCTTTGATTTCTGGTTCAGTTTTGACTTTTGAACATGAAGAAGATGGCAAGGCACATGGTTTCGATAAAGTGATTATGTTGGCTGGTGGTGTTGGTTTCACAAGAAGTCAATACAGCAAGAAAAATGATCCTGCCAAAGGTGATAAAATCATCATCATGGGTGGAGATAATTACCGAATTGGAATGGGAGGGAGTGCAGTTTCTTCTGTAGCTACCGGAGAATTTTCCAATGCGATAGAATTGAATGCCATTCAGCGATCCAATCCTGAAATGCAAAAGCGTGTCATGAATGTAATTCGTGCTATGGCCGAATCTGACAATAATCCCATCGTTTCGATCCATGACCATGGTGCTGGCGGGCACTTAAACTGTCTTTCTGAATTAGTAGAAACTACAGGAGGCACAATCCACATTGATAAACTTCCAGTAGGTGATCCAACTCTTTCTTCTAAAGAAATTATTGGAAATGAATCTCAGGAAAGAATGGGGCTTGTCGTTGGTAAAAAAGACCTTCAATTACTTCAGAAAATTTCAGAAAGAGAACGAGCTCCTTTTTATGTTGTAGGTGAGACAACTGGAGATATGCACTTCAAATTTGAAAATCAAAATACGGGTGAAAAGCCAGTTGATTGGAATTTGTCTTACATGTTCGGTAGTTCTCCAAAGACAATTCTAGAAGACAAGAGTGGAAATTCAAATTTTGCAGATTCCGAATTTGATGTTCAGCATCTGAAACAATATATCTCTGAAGTGCTTCAATTAGAGGCAGTGGCTTGTAAAGATTGGTTGACGAACAAAGTCGATCGCTCTGTAACGGGAAGAGTTGCCAAGCAACAGACGGTAGGAGAGATTCAAGTTCCATTGAATAATGTGGCAGTGATGGCAATTGATTTCACAGGTCAAAAAGGTATCGCCACATCAATCGGACATGCACCTGTAGCCGCTTTGGCAAATCCTGAAGCTGGTTCAAGATTAGCCATTGCAGAAGCAATGACCAATTTGGTTTGGGCTCCAATTCAAGATGGTTTGGCAGGGATTTCTCTAAGTGCCAACTGGATGTGGCCCGCAAAAAATGTGGGTGAGAATGACAGGCTTTATCGAGCGGTAGAGGCAGTCAGTGAGTTTGCGATTGATTTGGGAGTGAATATTCCAACAGGAAAAGACTCTCTTTCCATGACTCAAAAGTACCCTGATGGAAAAATTGTTTATTCACCTGGAACAGTCATAATTTCTTCAATTGGTGAATGTTCTGATATTAATAAAACTGTCTCTCCTGATCTGAAACCAGTGGAAGGAAGTAAACTGTTTTACATAGATTTTTCAAAGGATTTACCAAAGCTTGGGGGCTCAAGCTTCTATCAGATTTTGAATAAAATAGGTTCAGAAACTCCTGATGTAAAAGATAGCCACTATTTTGGAATGGCTTTTATGACCTTACAAAAACTGATCGAAAAAGGAGAAATTTTAGCAGGACATGATATTTCTTCAGGAGGATTGATCACCGCTTTGTTAGAAATGACTTTCCCATCAACAAAAGTTGGGCTTACTGTAAAAACAGATCGACTAGCTGGAAACGATATTATAAAATCACTTTTTGCTGAAAACCCTGGAGTGTTGATTCAAGTGGTCAATCCAGAGCGTACACGAGCAGTATTGGCCAATCAAGGAATAGATTATATTCCACTCGCAACAGTCAACCTAACTGGAAAAGTTGAATTGACAGGTCTGAATATGGAATTAGACGTTGCAGAAATGCGCGATACTTGGTTCAAGTCTTCTTATTTGCTTGACAAAAAGCAATCTGGTGAAAAATTAGCTGCAGCGAGATTTGAGCATTATAAATCACAAGCACTTTCTTATACATTTGGTCAGAATTGGGAAGGAACATTTGATTCATTCAGCCTCAATCCATATCGCAAAGAAAAATCAGGAAAAACAGCTGCAATCATTCGTGAAAAAGGTGTGAATGGTGATCGTGAGATGGCCTATTCGCTATGGTTAGCAGGTTTTGACGTCAAAGATGTGCACATGACAGACTTGATTGCTGGAAGAGAAACATTGGAAGATGTGCAAATGATCGTATTTGTAGGTGGATTCTCAAATTCCGATGTACTTGGTTCAGCAAAAGGCTGGGCAGGCGCATTCCTTTATAATGAAAAGGCAAAACAAGCTTTAGACAATTTCTATGCAAGAAAAGACACCTTGAGTTTAGGAGTTTGTAATGGCTGTCAATTGATGGTGGAGCTTGGACTAGTTACACCTGAGCATGATGTCAAGCCAAAAATGCTACACAATGCATCTCACAAGTTTGAATCTGCTTTCGTAAATGTCAATATTCCAGAAAATAATACAGTGATGTTCAAAAGTCTTGCCGGTAAGCGTCTTGGCGTATGGATAGCACATGGAGAAGGTAAATTCTCCTTACCAAAATCACTCTCCGACTATCACGTTGGGATGACTTATGCTTACGAAGCATATCCAGGAAATCCAAATGGATCAGACCATGCTGTGGCGGGTATTGCATCTGCTGACGGAAGACATTTAGCCATCATGCCACACATTGAGCGTTCGTTGAAGCCATGGAACTGGCCACACTACGCCACAGAGAGATTAGACGACGAAATCACTCCTTGGGTAGAGGCATTTGTCAATGCGTTTAATTGGGTGAATGAAGTGAAGTGA
- a CDS encoding GSCFA domain-containing protein, whose amino-acid sequence MQWTTSFDIPEFQPKINHQSSLYAIGSCFSTMIGEKLHDRKFNVLNNPFGTLFNPISITQVLEDALLEMPVNTDMVLIRDAVYLHFGMHSDVSGYSKDSLERLIHKKQQQTKKQLENATHLLITFGTAWVYEYGSSGQIVANCHKQPGDLFEKRLLNLEEIHKTYIGFINMYREFNPNANIILTVSPVRHTKDGIPENQLSKSLLRLACHDIAESFDHVHYFPSYEIMMDELRDYRFYKSDMIHPTEQAEDYIWEHFKNSWIDPKSFTTIQEVESIRRELAHRPFNPDSPAHMKFLENLQKKLERLSRSFDFSKEMDQLRKQVDYRK is encoded by the coding sequence ATGCAATGGACTACTAGTTTTGATATCCCTGAGTTTCAACCAAAGATCAATCACCAATCTTCACTTTATGCCATTGGTTCATGTTTTTCTACGATGATAGGGGAGAAACTGCATGATAGAAAATTCAATGTGCTGAACAATCCTTTTGGAACACTTTTTAACCCCATTTCCATCACACAAGTGCTGGAAGATGCGTTGCTTGAAATGCCTGTCAATACCGATATGGTTTTGATTCGGGATGCGGTTTACCTTCATTTTGGGATGCATTCTGATGTGTCGGGATATAGTAAAGATTCTCTAGAGCGGCTGATTCACAAAAAGCAGCAACAAACCAAAAAGCAATTAGAAAATGCCACGCACTTGTTGATTACATTTGGGACGGCATGGGTGTATGAATATGGTTCCTCTGGACAGATCGTAGCCAATTGCCACAAACAACCGGGTGACTTGTTTGAAAAGAGATTACTCAACTTGGAGGAAATTCATAAAACGTATATCGGCTTTATCAATATGTATCGGGAATTCAATCCCAATGCCAATATTATTTTGACAGTCAGTCCTGTTCGCCATACCAAAGATGGGATTCCCGAAAATCAACTCAGTAAAAGCCTATTAAGATTGGCTTGTCATGATATAGCCGAGTCATTTGACCATGTGCATTATTTCCCGAGTTACGAGATCATGATGGACGAACTCCGTGATTATCGCTTTTATAAATCGGATATGATTCACCCCACAGAACAAGCAGAGGATTACATTTGGGAGCATTTTAAGAATTCGTGGATTGATCCAAAGTCATTTACTACTATCCAAGAAGTAGAAAGCATCAGAAGAGAACTAGCCCACCGACCTTTCAATCCCGACAGTCCGGCGCACATGAAGTTCTTGGAAAATCTTCAGAAGAAACTCGAACGCCTCAGCCGAAGCTTCGACTTTTCCAAAGAAATGGATCAGTTGAGAAAGCAGGTGGATTATAGGAAGTGA
- a CDS encoding DEAD/DEAH box helicase family protein: MTSIPNQNPEQIARDLIDKQLMLAGWLVQSKNEVNLSAGRGIAVREYQTSSGPADYVLFVDRKPVGIIEAKREEEGERLTVAEDQSRDYATSKLKYLNHGDLPFVYESTGTLTKFTDYRDPKPRSRPVFHFHKPETFAEWLDQAKTLRARLRDFTTLDEYGLRPAQIRAIRNLETSFKDNRPKALIQMATGAGKTFTACTFIYRLLKFANAKRILFLVDTKNLGEQAEQEFLKYQPNDDNRKFTELYNVQRLSSSYIASDAQVCISTIQRLYAILQGKELEDTAEEENPNESSWTYSKLLSGKDPLPVAYNAKNPIEQFDFIIIDECHRSIYNLWKQVLDYYDAFLVGLTATPDKRTFGFFNQNVVSEYTYEESVLDGVNVPYDVFTIETEITKSGSIIKAKEFVDRREKLTRKKRWEQLEEDLEYKPSQLDRNIVNPSQIRTVIKAFREALPSIFPDRFDEEGEFEVPKTLIFAKTDSHADDIIQIVREEFNEGNDFCKKITYKIEEDPKSVLNRFRNSWAPRIAVTVDMIATGTDVKPLEVLLFMRDVKSTNYFEQMKGRGTRTIKFDDLQKVTRTAKHTKTHFVIVDAIGAIKSKKTDSRPLERKPSIPLKDLLGAVKMGAQDEDLFLSLANRLLRLEKELTEPEKEKFSDLAEGKSLQTVIKDLLNAYNPDVIEDIEAEVSKEMIGQAPDDISKTIQGKVEDLRTEAAKIFTGPLTEYVEKVRKAHDQVIDHVNIDRVIKSEWDTFSKDKANEVVKEFAEYIETHKDEILALSIFYDQPYKRRELNLKMIKELLEQLKLDRPLLAPSYVWEAYQQLDQVKENSPKNELIALVSLVRKVAGIDAQLTPYDKTVNLNFQKWIFKQNAGQHNRFSEEQVEWLRMIKDHIASSFQIDIEDLDYTPFDGKGGRGMMWNLFETQMVDVIEELNKELTA, translated from the coding sequence ATGACCTCTATACCCAACCAAAACCCAGAGCAAATTGCTAGAGATTTGATTGATAAGCAACTGATGCTTGCGGGGTGGTTGGTGCAATCTAAAAATGAAGTAAATCTATCCGCCGGGAGAGGTATCGCCGTCAGGGAATATCAAACCTCTTCAGGTCCTGCTGATTATGTGCTTTTTGTAGATCGGAAGCCTGTTGGAATTATTGAAGCAAAAAGAGAAGAAGAAGGTGAAAGGCTTACGGTAGCAGAGGATCAATCTCGTGATTATGCTACCAGTAAACTCAAGTATCTAAATCATGGAGATCTTCCCTTTGTGTATGAAAGCACAGGAACGCTAACCAAATTTACCGATTATAGAGATCCAAAACCGCGTTCAAGGCCAGTATTTCATTTTCATAAACCCGAAACATTCGCTGAATGGTTGGATCAAGCAAAGACTTTGAGAGCCAGGTTGAGAGATTTTACAACCTTAGATGAATATGGCCTTCGCCCTGCGCAAATCAGAGCGATTAGAAATCTAGAAACTTCTTTCAAAGATAATCGTCCAAAAGCGCTGATTCAGATGGCTACTGGTGCTGGAAAGACTTTTACAGCTTGTACATTTATTTACAGATTATTGAAGTTTGCGAATGCAAAACGAATCCTTTTTTTAGTAGATACAAAGAACCTTGGCGAACAAGCTGAACAGGAATTCCTAAAGTATCAGCCAAATGACGATAACAGAAAATTCACAGAATTGTATAATGTACAGCGATTGAGTTCGAGTTATATCGCTTCTGATGCTCAGGTTTGCATATCGACGATTCAACGGTTGTATGCCATCCTTCAAGGAAAAGAACTGGAAGATACTGCAGAAGAGGAAAACCCTAATGAATCAAGTTGGACATATTCCAAACTGCTTTCTGGAAAAGATCCATTACCAGTAGCCTACAATGCCAAGAATCCTATTGAGCAGTTTGATTTTATCATTATAGATGAATGTCATCGTTCGATTTACAATTTATGGAAACAGGTGCTGGACTATTATGATGCTTTTTTGGTTGGGCTTACTGCTACACCGGACAAGCGAACTTTTGGGTTTTTCAATCAGAATGTAGTCAGTGAATATACTTATGAAGAATCCGTCCTAGATGGCGTGAATGTTCCTTATGATGTTTTTACAATAGAAACTGAAATCACTAAATCAGGCTCCATTATCAAAGCCAAAGAATTTGTTGATAGACGTGAAAAACTGACAAGGAAAAAAAGGTGGGAACAGCTGGAAGAGGATTTAGAATACAAACCAAGTCAACTCGACAGAAACATTGTCAATCCTAGTCAAATTCGAACGGTTATAAAAGCTTTTAGGGAAGCTTTACCTTCTATTTTCCCAGATCGATTTGATGAAGAGGGTGAGTTTGAAGTTCCAAAAACATTGATTTTTGCCAAAACAGATAGCCATGCAGACGACATTATCCAAATCGTCCGTGAGGAATTCAACGAAGGAAATGATTTTTGTAAAAAAATCACCTACAAGATTGAAGAAGATCCCAAATCTGTCCTCAACCGCTTTCGTAATTCTTGGGCTCCGAGAATAGCCGTGACAGTGGATATGATTGCTACTGGAACGGATGTCAAACCTTTGGAGGTTTTACTTTTTATGCGCGATGTCAAAAGCACCAATTACTTTGAACAGATGAAAGGTCGGGGCACGCGCACAATCAAATTTGATGATTTACAAAAAGTAACTAGAACCGCCAAACACACCAAAACCCATTTTGTGATTGTAGATGCTATAGGAGCAATCAAATCAAAAAAGACGGATAGTCGTCCCTTGGAGCGAAAGCCTTCTATTCCTCTCAAAGATTTACTCGGAGCCGTAAAGATGGGTGCACAAGATGAAGACCTATTTCTGTCACTTGCCAACAGACTACTAAGGCTAGAAAAAGAGCTCACAGAACCTGAAAAAGAGAAATTCTCAGATCTTGCCGAAGGGAAAAGCCTTCAAACCGTAATCAAAGATCTTCTCAATGCCTATAACCCAGATGTGATCGAGGACATAGAAGCTGAAGTTTCCAAAGAAATGATTGGACAAGCTCCAGATGATATTTCTAAAACTATTCAGGGAAAAGTGGAAGATTTAAGAACAGAGGCTGCTAAAATTTTTACTGGCCCGCTGACAGAGTATGTCGAGAAAGTCAGAAAAGCACATGACCAAGTTATTGACCATGTCAACATTGATCGGGTGATAAAATCTGAATGGGATACTTTCAGCAAAGACAAAGCCAATGAAGTAGTCAAAGAATTTGCTGAATACATCGAAACACACAAAGATGAAATTCTCGCATTGAGTATATTCTACGATCAGCCCTACAAAAGAAGGGAACTTAACCTAAAAATGATCAAAGAATTACTTGAACAATTGAAATTGGATCGACCCTTACTCGCACCTTCTTATGTGTGGGAGGCTTATCAGCAATTGGATCAGGTGAAAGAGAATTCACCAAAAAATGAACTGATAGCCTTGGTTTCATTGGTAAGGAAGGTGGCTGGTATTGATGCCCAACTGACTCCTTATGACAAAACAGTAAACCTGAATTTCCAAAAATGGATTTTCAAACAAAATGCGGGGCAACATAACAGATTCTCTGAAGAACAGGTGGAGTGGCTGCGGATGATCAAAGACCACATTGCAAGCAGTTTTCAAATTGATATCGAAGATTTGGATTATACACCTTTTGATGGAAAAGGGGGGAGGGGAATGATGTGGAATCTTTTTGAGACACAAATGGTCGATGTAATCGAAGAATTAAACAAGGAACTTACTGCATAG
- a CDS encoding DUF488 family protein yields MMYNRRKILLAILEAFGGELEKLQLQKLLMIFSSYQEERNYHFVPYKFGCFSFQANADLSTMRKYEQVLESEKTWKKIDSIDYGQKLKPKDRLANTKLKTLFQGKKSEDLIRYTYTKFPYYAINSTVSGRYLNDLEKAIVEAEKPKSNKKALFTIGYEGLSLEQYINKLLAEDVKVLCDVRKNSFSMKYGFNKSQLTMACQGVGIRFIHIPEVGIVSDKRQELNNQSDYDALFEDYKETVLPQTRTQQQEILDLIKNFDRVAITCFEADICQCHRKHLAEAICELPDFEYELLHI; encoded by the coding sequence ATGATGTATAACAGAAGAAAAATATTATTGGCGATTTTAGAAGCATTTGGTGGTGAATTGGAAAAATTACAGCTACAGAAGCTTTTGATGATATTTTCTTCCTATCAAGAAGAAAGAAATTACCATTTTGTTCCTTACAAATTTGGCTGTTTTTCATTTCAAGCGAATGCTGATCTTTCTACAATGAGGAAGTATGAACAAGTTTTAGAAAGTGAAAAAACTTGGAAAAAAATAGACTCTATCGATTATGGGCAAAAGTTAAAACCAAAAGACAGATTAGCAAATACAAAGCTAAAAACGCTTTTCCAAGGAAAGAAATCTGAAGACCTTATAAGATATACTTACACCAAATTCCCCTATTATGCGATCAATAGCACAGTTTCAGGACGCTATTTGAATGATCTTGAAAAGGCGATAGTAGAAGCCGAAAAGCCAAAATCCAATAAGAAGGCATTGTTTACAATAGGATATGAAGGATTGAGTTTGGAACAATACATCAACAAATTACTAGCAGAAGATGTCAAGGTACTATGTGATGTGAGGAAAAATTCTTTCAGTATGAAATATGGCTTCAATAAATCACAATTGACGATGGCTTGCCAAGGTGTGGGAATTCGGTTTATCCATATTCCAGAGGTGGGGATAGTCTCTGACAAAAGGCAGGAATTGAATAATCAAAGTGATTATGACGCACTCTTTGAAGATTACAAAGAGACAGTCCTACCACAAACACGCACCCAACAGCAAGAGATTCTCGACTTGATCAAAAATTTTGATAGAGTTGCCATCACTTGTTTTGAAGCGGATATCTGTCAGTGCCATAGAAAGCATTTGGCTGAGGCAATTTGTGAACTTCCTGATTTTGAGTATGAACTTTTACATATATAA
- a CDS encoding DUF433 domain-containing protein, which yields MIAFENKPEIGKGIYTLPDISHILKIPYRKVRRWVRTYWDGKLGKKYQQQYSWERDGSVAVNFHTVVELYVMIQFAEKGVKTHEVLTAHQELAEIFQTPFPFAQKEVLDQVQTDGKSVYWRIDNVLVSMNGTRQINLEIIKVFFKKLEFDGEVVSKLWPMGKESSIVIDPQRKFGHPIIEGKNIYPETIYGHFKAGDPVDYIAYIYQISEKQAQDAITYCESAA from the coding sequence ATGATCGCTTTCGAAAATAAACCAGAAATAGGAAAAGGTATTTATACCTTACCTGATATATCCCATATCTTAAAGATACCTTACCGAAAGGTCAGAAGGTGGGTTCGTACCTATTGGGATGGGAAGCTAGGTAAGAAATATCAACAGCAATACTCCTGGGAAAGAGATGGTTCAGTCGCTGTGAATTTCCATACAGTTGTTGAACTCTATGTCATGATTCAATTTGCAGAAAAAGGCGTAAAGACCCATGAAGTTTTGACTGCGCACCAAGAATTAGCTGAAATTTTTCAAACACCATTTCCATTTGCCCAGAAGGAAGTACTAGACCAAGTTCAAACAGATGGAAAATCTGTCTATTGGAGAATTGACAATGTTTTAGTTTCAATGAATGGGACTAGGCAAATAAATCTTGAAATAATTAAGGTATTTTTCAAAAAGTTGGAATTTGATGGAGAAGTGGTTTCTAAACTTTGGCCAATGGGTAAAGAAAGTTCAATAGTGATTGATCCTCAGCGAAAATTTGGTCATCCAATTATTGAAGGTAAAAATATATACCCAGAAACAATTTACGGTCATTTTAAAGCTGGTGATCCTGTAGATTATATTGCATACATATATCAAATCTCAGAGAAACAAGCGCAAGATGCGATTACTTATTGTGAATCGGCCGCATGA
- a CDS encoding restriction endonuclease subunit S has protein sequence MKKDWIEVELKTVSEIITGGTPIKADLTNYNSNDFPFYKPTDLNQGINTIDSQDFMSLKAYKLARKAPKNSILVTCIGATIGKTGLIKKDGGFNQQINAVIPDRFVHYKFLYFQIVSQEFQNKIKDNSSSTTLPILNKSKFSILKIKLSPLPEQRAIVARIEELFSELDHSISNLQSALSKLEIYRQAVLKKAFEGGFTSNIDLVLKLPNNWRKIRLGKILKVSSGKGLTSNQMDGGKFFVYGGNGINGNHSEFLFSDPKLIIGRVGVRCGVTHITLPFSWVTDNALVIEFKQGEIHDLHFMKLKLEFENLNKLSNSTAQPVISGSKIYDYELNIPEYSEQLQIVQEIESRLSVADKMTETIQTSLKKAEAMRQSILKKAFEGKLLTASELEACRKEADWEPAERLLERIKSEKI, from the coding sequence ATGAAAAAAGATTGGATAGAAGTTGAATTAAAAACTGTAAGTGAAATAATTACTGGTGGAACACCAATAAAAGCAGATTTAACAAATTATAATTCTAATGATTTTCCCTTCTACAAGCCAACAGACTTAAATCAAGGAATAAATACAATTGATTCCCAAGACTTTATGTCTTTAAAAGCATATAAACTTGCAAGAAAGGCTCCAAAAAACTCAATTCTTGTAACCTGCATTGGCGCAACAATCGGAAAAACAGGATTAATTAAAAAAGATGGAGGTTTTAATCAGCAAATTAATGCTGTAATTCCTGATAGGTTCGTTCATTATAAATTCTTGTATTTTCAGATTGTTAGTCAGGAATTTCAAAATAAAATTAAAGATAATTCATCATCTACAACTCTTCCAATTCTTAATAAGTCAAAATTTTCAATTCTTAAAATTAAACTATCTCCACTCCCCGAACAACGCGCCATCGTCGCTCGGATTGAGGAGCTTTTCAGTGAGCTAGACCATTCCATTTCGAACTTGCAATCCGCCCTTTCCAAACTCGAAATTTATAGACAAGCGGTGCTTAAGAAGGCTTTTGAGGGAGGATTTACTTCTAATATAGATTTAGTTTTAAAACTTCCTAATAATTGGAGAAAAATTAGACTTGGAAAGATTCTAAAGGTTTCAAGTGGAAAAGGACTTACATCAAATCAAATGGATGGGGGAAAATTTTTTGTTTATGGAGGTAACGGGATAAATGGAAATCATTCGGAATTTTTATTTTCAGATCCAAAACTTATAATTGGCAGAGTTGGTGTGCGATGCGGTGTGACTCACATTACTCTACCATTCTCTTGGGTTACAGACAATGCTCTTGTTATTGAATTTAAGCAAGGGGAAATTCATGATCTCCATTTTATGAAATTAAAACTTGAATTTGAGAATTTAAATAAATTATCAAATTCAACTGCGCAGCCAGTTATTTCAGGTTCTAAAATTTATGACTATGAGTTAAATATACCTGAATATTCAGAGCAGCTGCAAATAGTCCAAGAAATCGAATCTCGCCTTTCAGTTGCAGATAAGATGACCGAAACAATCCAAACGAGTTTAAAGAAAGCAGAAGCCATGCGTCAGAGTATTTTGAAAAAGGCTTTTGAAGGAAAGTTGTTGACAGCATCCGAGCTGGAAGCTTGTAGAAAAGAAGCAGACTGGGAGCCTGCTGAGAGGTTGTTGGAGAGGATTAAAAGTGAAAAAATATAA